GGGTGGGCGGCCTGGCGCTCGGCTACTTCCTCGTCATGTCGACGGTCGCGCTGGCCATCGGCCTGGTCGTCGGCAACCTGCTCGACCCGGGAGCCGGGCTCCAGCTGACCGGCGCGGCCAAGCAGGCCGCCGTGGCGGAGGCGGCCAAGGGCGGGGAGTCCTCCACCGTCGACTTCCTGCTCGGCATCATCCCCACCACGCTGGTGTCGGCCTTCACCGAGGGCCAGGTGCTGCAGACGCTGCTCGTCGCGCTCATGACCGGGTTCGCGCTCCAGGCGATGGGCGCCAAGGGGGCGCCGATCCTGCGGGGCGTCGAGCACATCCAGCGGCTCGTCTTCCGCATCCTCGCCATGGTCATGTGGGCGGCGCCCGTCGGCGCGTTCGGCGCGATCGCGGCGGTCGTCGGCTCGACCGGCATCAAGGCGCTGGAGTCGCTCGCGGTCATCATGATCGGCTTCTACGCCACCTGCGCGCTCTTCGTCGGCCTGGTGCTCGGCCCGCTGCTGTGGCTGGTGGCCAGGGTCGGCCTCTGGTCGCTGCTGCGCTACCTCGGCAGGGAGTTCCTGCTGATCCTGTCCACGTCCTCGTCCGAGTCCGCGCTGCCCAGGCTCATCGCCAAGATGGAGCACCTCGGCGTCTCCAAGCCCGTCGTGGGCATCACGGTGCCGACCGGCTACTCCTTCAACCTCGACGGCACCGCCATCTACCTGACCATGGCCACGCTCTTCGTCGCCTCCGCGACGGGCGCGCCCCTGTCGTTGGGCGAGCAGATCTCGCTGCTGCTCTTCATGATCATCGCGTCGAAGGGCGCGGCAGGCGTGACGGGCGCGGGCCTGGCGACGCTCGCCGGCGGCCTGCAGTCGCACCGGCCCGACCTGGTGGACGGCGTCGGCCTCATCGTCGGCATCGACAGGTTCATGTCGGAGGCCCGCGCGCTGACCAACTTCGCGGGCAACGCGGTGGCCACCGTGCTCGTGGGCACCTGGACGGGCGAGTTCGACCGGGCGCGGGCCGCCGAGGTGCTGACGGGCAGGCTGCCCTTCGACGAGGCGACCCTCCTCGACGAGGAGGAGCCGCCCGTCAAGGAGGTGGAGATGACGAGCGTCTGAGCAGTCAGGCGAGCGGCAGGCGCAGCACGAAACGCGCGCCGCGGGGGCTGTCGGCCACGCTGATGACCCCGCGGTGCGCGATCGCCACGTCCCTGGCGATCGCCAGGCCGAGCCCGGTGCCGCCCGCGTCCCTGCTGCGGGCGGCGTCGAGCCTGGTGAAGCGCTCGAAGACACGTTCCCTGTCGGCGGGCGCGATCCCCGCCCCGTCGTCCTGGACGGCGAGCACCGCCGTGCCGTCCTCGGCGTGCACCGACACCATGACCAGTCCGTCGGCGTGCCGCTGGGCGTTGTCGAGCAGGTTGCCCACCACGCGCCGCAGTTGCATGACGACACCCTCGATCACGACGCCCTCGGCCAGGTCGCGCTGTACGGGGAGTTTGTCCTGGCGGCAGGACAGCTCCTCGCGCACCAGCCGGGCCAGGTCCACCCGCTCCTTGACCACGTCCACCCTCGAGCCGATCCGCGCCAGCAGCAGCAGGTCGGTGATGATGGCCTCCAGCCGGTCGGTGTCGTTCAGGGCGCCGTCCACCAGCGTCTCGAGGTCGGTGTCCTCGGGGTAGAGCTGGGCGCTCTCCAGCTGCGCCCGCAGCCCCGCGATCGGGGTGCGCAGCTCGTGGGAGGCGTCGGAGGCGAACTGCCGCTGCTGCTCGGCCGAGCGTTCGAGGCGGTCGAGCGTGCCGTTGACCGACCGGGCCAGCTGCGCCACCTCGTCCTCACCTCGCGGTACGGTCACCCGCCTGCTCAGGTCGGTGGCGTTGACCGCGTCGAGCTCGCTGCGCATCGCGCGCACGGGGCTCAGCGTGCGGCCCGTGACCATCCAGGTCACCCAGGCCACCAGGGCGAGCACCAGCGCCATCTGCGCGGCGATGGCGACCTCCAGCACGCGGGTGGCGAGCACGCCGGGAGTCGGCCTGGCCGCGTAGACCACGGGGGAGTCGGCCGCGCTCGACACCCTGGCCGCCGTGAGGTGGAGGCAGCCGTCGCTCCCGCACGTGGTGGTGCTGACGATCCGGTCGTCGGGCGTGGGCCAGATGTTGGTGAGCGGCGGCAGCAGCGCGGCGGCGTTGCTGGAGGCGATCACCCTGCGGTCGGGCGTGACGACCTGCAGGAGGTCGACCTCATCGATGGCCAGCGGGATCCGGCCCGACACCGTACGGCCGTCGCGCACCACCTGGGTGGCCGCGGCGGCGGCGTCCCTGGTGTCCTTCCAGACGCTGGCGGTCACCACGGTCCTGGTGACCGCTACGCCACCGATCCCCGCCGGGATCAGCACGAAGGCCGCGACGGCAGTCGCGATGAGCGTGACCCGTCCGCGGAGGGATCTCGCCCATATCCGTGACACGTGCCGAGACTATTCACGGCAGACTTAGTCAAAGGTCGCGCCCAGGGAAAAATTAGGTCATCCTTCCTCGGTCGCCACCCAGACCGCGGTGTCCCCGGGAACCGAGCCGTCGGCCGCCAGCGGGCCGCTGGACAGCAGCACCCGGCCGGGGCAGGCGACGGGCGTCTCGCCGAAGTTGACCAGCACGACCAGGCCGGGCTCGCGCCTGAAGGCCAGCACGTCCTTGGGGGAGTCGAGCCAGGTCAGCTCGCCGCCGCCGAGCGCGGGGTGCTCCTTGCGCAGCCTCAGCGCGGCCCGGTAGAAGGCCAGCGTCGAGGCGGGGTCGTCCTCCTGCGCCTCCCTGCTCAGCGGCCCCCAGGTCGAGGGGATCGGCAGCCAGGGTGAGTGCCAGCCGAAGCCGTCGGAGGAGGTCCAGGGCAGCGGCACCCTGCAGCCGTCGCGGCTCTCTCCGGAGCGCAGGAACGCGGGGTCCTGCCTCAGCTCGTCGGGCAGGTCGAGAACCTCGGGCAGGCCGAGCTCCTCGCCGTTGTAGAGGTAGGCCGAGCCGGGCAGCGACAGCATGAGCTGGGTGGCGGCGCGGGCGCGGGCCAGGCCGCCGTGACGGGTGACGTGGCGCGGCTTGTCGTGGTTGGACAGCACCCAGGTCGTGGGCGCGCCGACCAGCTCGGCCTCGGCCAGTGACTTGTCGATGACGTCGCGGAAGGACTTGGCGCCGTACGCGGCCATCATGAACTCGAAGTTGAAGGCCTGGTGCAGCTCGTCGGGGCCGACGTAGCGGGCCAGGCGAGCGGGGGAGGAGACCCACGCCTCCGCCACCGCCATCCGGCCGCCCGGATAGGAGTCGAGGATGGGCCGCCACTCGCGGTAGATCTCGTGCACGCCGTCCTGGTCGAAGTACGGCACGCTGTCGTGGCCGAGCATCTCCACGTGCAGGTCGTCGCCGACGTCCGGCAGGCCGGCCGCCTTGATCATGCCGTGCGCCACGTCGATCCTGAACCCGTCGACGCCCCTGTCGAGCCAGAAGCGCAGGATGTCGCGGAACTCCGCGCGGACCGCGGGGTGCTCCCAGTTGAGGTCGGGCTGGGTGGGGTCGAACAGGTGCAGGTACCACTGGCCGTCCTCGACCTGCGTCCAGGCCGGGCCGCCGAAGATCGACTCCCAGTCGTTCGGCTGGTCGCGAAAGATGTAGCGGTCGCGTAGTCCCGCCTTGAACCAGGGGTGCTCGGAGGAGGTGTGGTTCGGCACGATGTCGACGATCACCCTGATGCCGAGCGCGTGCGCGTCGGCGATCATCGCGTCGAAGTCGGCCA
This window of the Nonomuraea africana genome carries:
- a CDS encoding cation:dicarboxylate symporter family transporter; translation: MRDRTRYLYLAVILAVVAGVVVGFVSPDLGKDLKPLGTAFVALIKMMISPIIFCTIVLGVGSVTKAAKVGRVGGLALGYFLVMSTVALAIGLVVGNLLDPGAGLQLTGAAKQAAVAEAAKGGESSTVDFLLGIIPTTLVSAFTEGQVLQTLLVALMTGFALQAMGAKGAPILRGVEHIQRLVFRILAMVMWAAPVGAFGAIAAVVGSTGIKALESLAVIMIGFYATCALFVGLVLGPLLWLVARVGLWSLLRYLGREFLLILSTSSSESALPRLIAKMEHLGVSKPVVGITVPTGYSFNLDGTAIYLTMATLFVASATGAPLSLGEQISLLLFMIIASKGAAGVTGAGLATLAGGLQSHRPDLVDGVGLIVGIDRFMSEARALTNFAGNAVATVLVGTWTGEFDRARAAEVLTGRLPFDEATLLDEEEPPVKEVEMTSV
- a CDS encoding glycoside hydrolase family 13 protein — encoded protein: MRGNDDWWRDAVVYQVYPRSFADGNGDGTGDLVGLRERLGYLSELGVDAIWLSPFYTSPLNDGGYDVADYRDVDSRFGTLADFDAMIADAHALGIRVIVDIVPNHTSSEHPWFKAGLRDRYIFRDQPNDWESIFGGPAWTQVEDGQWYLHLFDPTQPDLNWEHPAVRAEFRDILRFWLDRGVDGFRIDVAHGMIKAAGLPDVGDDLHVEMLGHDSVPYFDQDGVHEIYREWRPILDSYPGGRMAVAEAWVSSPARLARYVGPDELHQAFNFEFMMAAYGAKSFRDVIDKSLAEAELVGAPTTWVLSNHDKPRHVTRHGGLARARAATQLMLSLPGSAYLYNGEELGLPEVLDLPDELRQDPAFLRSGESRDGCRVPLPWTSSDGFGWHSPWLPIPSTWGPLSREAQEDDPASTLAFYRAALRLRKEHPALGGGELTWLDSPKDVLAFRREPGLVVLVNFGETPVACPGRVLLSSGPLAADGSVPGDTAVWVATEEG
- a CDS encoding sensor histidine kinase, whose protein sequence is MSRIWARSLRGRVTLIATAVAAFVLIPAGIGGVAVTRTVVTASVWKDTRDAAAAATQVVRDGRTVSGRIPLAIDEVDLLQVVTPDRRVIASSNAAALLPPLTNIWPTPDDRIVSTTTCGSDGCLHLTAARVSSAADSPVVYAARPTPGVLATRVLEVAIAAQMALVLALVAWVTWMVTGRTLSPVRAMRSELDAVNATDLSRRVTVPRGEDEVAQLARSVNGTLDRLERSAEQQRQFASDASHELRTPIAGLRAQLESAQLYPEDTDLETLVDGALNDTDRLEAIITDLLLLARIGSRVDVVKERVDLARLVREELSCRQDKLPVQRDLAEGVVIEGVVMQLRRVVGNLLDNAQRHADGLVMVSVHAEDGTAVLAVQDDGAGIAPADRERVFERFTRLDAARSRDAGGTGLGLAIARDVAIAHRGVISVADSPRGARFVLRLPLA